Part of the Uloborus diversus isolate 005 chromosome 2, Udiv.v.3.1, whole genome shotgun sequence genome, tggttgataacataaaagttgtagatatttttttttttgcttttaatgtttagtaatatttcttgttattattgtgtttcctatgcattattggttattatttaatgtgtgtatttgtgaacttgtgatagaagtttgcaccctttctggggattgtactgcccgggacgtgcagtccttaggaagggggcaatgttacaaattctgtaaatagtaattattgtagtaacgtaacctgtaaatagattcccgtaatgaatatacaaccccttttcattcggctaaagtatacgatcccctacccctatttctttttttgttcattgataaaatttgataacggtctactattttccagaagcgtttggaatatttgagagatttctttcgatgtttagaaaggcgtcccgcgtgataaacagttgagtttcgattgagaatttgtactgagagtgtgtattagctctgtttatagcgaggcatttcgctgtgttgttttcgtatttggaagtaaatacgtgtgtaaccgttgagtttacggtgttgagtgatatttgcttaattgctgatgattattttagcagttaacgatttctcctgtacatagtgtaaataaagcttctgtgtttttatcaagaactttgctttatttcaagaaagtggaagtcgcaccgaatccgttacagtatgaaGTAAAAGAAGTtagttttttctgtaattttgacTAATTGCAagacttaaaaatcattttaaaaaacagaGAATTATTGATAGGTCTCTCGCTATGGGCGGGTGTTTTAAGGGTGAAGTACCCCTTCAGTTTTTCATGGAAGGGGctgccaaaaatattttagtcacgcaaaaaaataggaaaaataaaaagaaaaatgaacaaatgaataaaaatatcagttttttttttgtaaaattttaaaagaaaacgatagtttaaaaactaaagttaaaaCATTGTTTATATCTGAAAAACCGATATTAAAAGACAACCTAACTGCCTCCGAAATATAGGTTTCcagcattttttgatgaaaaaaaaggcaTTCAGCACATAACAGAAACGCATCGCTAGCCCcagtttgaaaaaagaataaataaatgaccaTGATAGCTTCATAGGGGCTACTGACATGTTTTTTTAGTCAAAATgtgaagaacattttttaaaattattttaaaacaattatcaaaatatcaacatATTACAGcaacttgggggggggaggaatacaTGAACTGCCGAATTGTGCttcaaatgaaagaaaagttaaaatgaaaaagatttaaattatcGTAATAAAAATTCAcaccagtattttttaaatatttgaaggtttaaaaacgaaagtaaaacaaaactttaccAAGAGATAGAAGAAGAATGATactcaaaatgaaattaaacggGAAAAAATGACCTATGGTATTGCAAAATATCATTCTAgtccaaaatgaaaaaagttttttttttttttttttttttttttactgttgttgAAGATATTGCTATTTTATAGttggatctttatcacgagtaacttgtatgttgtgaaacaaattagtttgagaaacctttaatatttaaatggttctaattaaattaggacacaaataaatcctagagagaaacaaggattaattttttagcgctaattgcttaaagtttaagatacgtatatatattttcttcttttaatatggagcatttacatgaaaaaatacGGTAACTTTTCgtgtgatggtaacattattccattcctgaaatacatttacactaaaaagagaaaaataacagaatttttttggaaatactaagtacttttcataatgcactcaaaaagacaaaataacttttctgggtcagaaaggacaatttcagtactactgtagttttcaattattccaagagaatgacaccacaaacgaagaaaagtgctgctctattattttaaaccaaagtttcccattaagaaaaataagcatgtttcaacactcaaatttattattgaaaacaagataatgataagaaattatgtcttgaaccgcacttttcttcgtttgtaatgtcattttcttggaataattgaaaactacaggagtaCTGAAATTGTCCTTTCTTACCCAGGaatgttattttgtctttttgagtgcattatgaaaagtgcttactattttttaaaaaaaatcttatgattATTGCATCCCCCGAAACTTGAGGAAAATTGAACGAGACAAAAATGAGGAATAAACTGGGAAATAAAACATGCTCGTAGTTGCTGGCTAAGCAAACTTCATTCCAAGTGACAATTTTCATTGTTACAAATTcggtaaatagtaattatttttgtgattaatttgttgtaatctagctaaatttggcgttcattccattatctttcatctaaaattatcttagtatcgtaacctgtaaatagtttcttgtaatgtacaaaCAAcgcccctaacattcgactgaagtatacggtcaccccccccccccatttctgaacgataaggtttgtgaatggaataaaaaagaaGATATGAGAAATTTGTAGGATTTTCTACATATTTCTTCGCAtggtataaaacgccgggcgtcttgtgaatgggaaagttagttggtttgtttctaACTGTGGAGTTTCATTTCTCGATGCGCTTCGCGGTGTGTTATAGCGTATTTTGATTGTAAATACGTCttttaccgttgagtttacggtgttaattgatatttgcctaattgctatggttaattcagcagttgttaacgatatttcttgtacataattgtaaataaatctcctgtgttttctcaagaattgtgtcgtcatttaaagaaagtttgaagttgcaccggACCTGTAACAATATATTACATAACATCATTCGATGAATATCTTTAATCagtcaaaaaaacaattttaagaaactatgtTGCATAGTTTAATTAAGTTCGTTTTCAAAGTAGTTAACTTGTTAACAATATTTatcacacagaagaaaaatactatatttatgaaacatcttttttaaaagaaaaaaaataataaaataaaatagcagaAATTAATCATAACAGAACATTGCgttcattgaaaacattttttttttattttatcgcaataaaattcaatttatatttttcattccaacacaacactttaaaaatacgaaaatgcGTGTAGCTCTTTAAGTAGAAAACTTCTGAATATCAAAAGACACAAAATAccataacatttttgaaaaattgcataaaagaAAGGCAAAATATCGAAATACGAAGACATCACAAATatgaaattaataaacaaaatgctAGCACCACAGCAGCTAGTTTACGACAACGACTTGAAAGTAGTGTACACAGATAACTGGCCGTGTGATCAATCACTAACTCAATATCAagtacaaataaagaaaaaatacaaaattataattttagtatTTCTTTTCCACCATTTGGAAAACAGCTTTGCCTTTGGAAATAGTAATCAACATTTCGCCACTTCAGAACAAcaataagatatctaatcccagaaataacactcagatatcttactgttgttctgattCGAAGATTTTATCTAAAAATTTCTTCCCCACTGAAAATACATCAGAATTCTTAAGTGGAGAGCAATTTGTTGATTGTCAAACTGAACTATACAATTGTATGTTAAAAAGTTTTACTCTACTTTTGCCGAcgtttaaaatttcctcccctcTCGAACATAAAGGTAAGgtagaaactgaaaaacagggggacgAAACTTCATGTCGGCGAAAAGTAGGAGAAACCGTGAAAAACATACATATTGCTAATTAAGTATTACAGTAGAGCCTATTCAATCCGAACGCCACCTAGATTATATATTTTCTTATGGAACTGGTTACGAATAGGATATGATGTTGcattagtttaaaacaaaactggtagttaattgttcaaataaattacatttttcttcatatatttaaAGCCATTATCAAGcctacaaaaaaaatgcaaattttgcttttaatttcaaaCGAGAACGACTGCCATTATCAGAACAAACTAAAATAAATCCATTAAAAATCAGTTCTTGTTAAAATGGATAAAGAAACATTGAAGAAAATGATGTGCGACTAGTGATTTAAAGGTGCCAGCATCAAGCTTCATGTTGAAAGTTACAAAAAGTACTTGCATGACATGAGTCACATATAAAAACttatataaaattaaatgtttgcagTTTTGAGTTTATACACGTGTTACATCAAGGTGCAACCTTCTCAACtgaaattttctttgcattaaacTTCAAACTTCTTTTTAACGATTCAAAAACCTTTAAACATGCACTCTTGAATTTTAATCTTCTTCATGTAATGTATAtgataaagaacaaaattaaacataattctcattaaaacaaaaattttaaataaaataatgttaaggTAGATCTcatatttcaaagcaaaaaagaaaCTCCGTCATTGCCTCTTCCAAATgagatatatcgtcgcctcagggtaacagtaagatatctaatcccagaaataacacgaagatatcttactgttgctcttagGCGATGATATATTGATGCTGcagccaggggcgtgcacagggaggggggacacctgttggcccgtgCCCGAGCCTAAAAGGGGCACAATATTttaactaggcgtgaaatataggggcaaacaatatggagggggggggctcgggaaagtcatttgtgacgggccccaaaatttctgtgcacgcccctggatacAGCATACAAATTAAACCTGtaaatatttctaattaaatatatgtatatatacatttatatacaTGTGTAAGAAATTTTCCCTTTATAATGCAATATTTGTAAGTAGCATTCAGAATGTATAACATATTGTTCCTCAATTCCAGATTCCGATGCAAatgaataactaaatttaaatagaactttaaacattataaatattataattaattacttttattcttCAAGTtttcttcaagagttaaaaaaagcaataaaatttagaGCAGAACTACTGGCTCAagcaaaagcgtttttttttactgcttaatTGCCACTGAATAGCAATATATTgacatttgtattttaatatactCCGATATGCTACAATGAGAAAGCACGCAAAACACCAACAAAAATACAATGCTGAACATTGAgaatactaataaataaaaagaaaacatttataacAATAGAAAATAACTACACACTATGTActgataaaataaagttttaaatgcgttaaacaaaaaaatacactgacatttttttttttaattactttaaaaagctacgaaatttcaagtttcttacaaatagtgtttTCTTGAGAGCTGATTCTGAAAGTTAGTTgcttataaataattataattaatttcttcacATTCCATAGATACTTTCACAAACTTCCCTAGCCACTTAGAAGTGgcatgcattttatttcaggGGGGGAGGAGGCAAGCAGTAGagatatacataaaaaatatagaaACATGTGTAGTTAGAGTAAATCAAAAGATCTTTTATCTTTGATCAACAATTTTTCAATACTAATctctagaaaataaaactattgcACAATTTCCGGAAGTAAAAGAAGATTCTCACATTTTTTCTACGCAAGTGCAATATTTTCAGCTTGAAACCTAAAACATTATATACTACTATATACTGCAATACTGCATTAAAATTGGGCACTTCTTCACTTGGTATCTAATAAAGTACGTCATTGTAAACACTGCTAATCAATAGAGCACAGCAACAGAATTAAGTAATCTGTTCAAAATACAAAATACGGATTAAAACATGCTTCAAGAAAATGTTCTGTTAATGCTGGGTTGTACTTCTTTAAACTGTAACGTGATATCAATTGCACATAAGGTTATTATGCTATTTTATTCATGGAACAATCTACACTATCTTTATCACACTTTTTTGGCTTCTTTTTTAAACCAACTCCTCTTTGGCGTAAACGCAATGCATGTTGAATCCTATTCTTTTTTACTAATTGTAAAAAACCTAACTGATACTTCaatgaagtatattttttcaaaaatcttttagattcagtttttcttttcttctctttattATTTTCCACATTCTCCTTTTGGCTTATGGAAATTGCATCAAGAACTTCATTCACGCATGCACCAACTGCATCTAGTTCCACAAGCTGATTACACAAGCTATTGCTGTCAACTATTACATTTTCATCAGAACTTGAATTGGGTAAAATTATTCCACTAGGCAAATCACTTTCATTCAATGATTGCAGAAGTTCTTTGGAGGAAACGGGAGAAATTTGTTTCTCCCATTCATGAACTGAATTTAAATTCCTTTCTCTTTCCCTactaaaaggtattttttcaaTATTCGAAATATTTGGTTTACTGAACATAGCTGTCACAGGCGAATTAACCTGTTCCAAACAGGAAACTGTTCCATCTCCAGGCTGTTCCAAACTagcaagatttctttttttcacagTGTACAAGTTAGTGTCAATATTAATTGGTTTAAGCACAACTTGAACAGGTTTTATTCCAAAACCGTCAATCTTTAAAACTGATGAGTCAATCTGTGCACATACATCATCAGTACGGATGTCATTTGTACTGGATGACAAATAAAATGAATCTTCATTATCTTTAATATCAAGATTAAAAGTCACTTTTTTGGAAACTGGACTTTTACAATTATTGTCCTTTTTCAACAAAGATTTGGTAGGGGttaataaaattttgtcttcatttTTCAAAGATTCAGTTTCTTTACAGCTTGTAGTATTGGCAAATTTTGCATTATTATAGAAATTAAAATGGCTATCTGAAAGTCGAGAAAGCACAACTCTCAATGTCTTGCTTGAAGATGGGCTGTTTTGACAGTCAGAAACATCCTTTATTAGTTTATTGGCTGATGAATTTTGCTTTTCCACATTTGAGCCATGCAATACAACTTTTGCACCCGAGTTTAAAGGATTTCGCatcacaaaacttttatttaaaattttagagaaaTATAATGCTAACTTTTTGTGCTgtgataaaaaagaaataaattgaattgcaGTCATATTTTCAAACCGTTGAAAAGATTTGGAACTAGCTCCCGTCTTAGCAAGTTTATTCATCCGATTTTCTAATTTTCGTTTTAATAGCATAGCAGTTTTAGATTCTTTAGGAGAGTAAACACAGTTAAAAGATTTCTTATTTTTACCCgcaattttattaaaagaatTAGTTTTaccgaattttaaattttgcgatACTAATGGCAAACAATTTGTACGAGAATTAATTGCATCTCCAGACTCTAAAACATTTTCATCACAAGTTTTTTTGCTGCACCGactctttttgtttttgatacaATTCAGTtgtgaaaacttttcaaaatgatttACACAATGGTAACCTTTATTAATTatttcccttttctttctttttatgttaCCTCCCCTTTTTTGTACGCAATTCTTGGAAACGTTTTTCATTTTGTCTGTTTTCAAGTTCCGTGTGCCAGGCAAAGCTTTGACAGAAGAAATGACTGTTTCTGAAAACATGTTTTCTAAAGAAATGTTACTAATGAAAGGTACTTTATTTGAggtttcaaagtttaaattttgtgatACTAATGGCAAACAACTATTACCATTAGTAGTTGCATCATCAGACTGTGAAACATTTTTGTGAGAGGCTTTTTTGCTGCactgttgttttttcttttcgatACGATTTAGCTTCGAGAATTTTTCAATAAGTTTTGCACCTTTGTAACTCTTCTTAACATCTCCCTTCTTTTTTCCTTTAATCATGTTGCcttcactttttttaatgcaattcttAGAAACAGTTTTCATCTTGCATATTTTTAACTTCTCTGTGCTTGGTAAAGCTTTCGCAGAAGAAATGTGTGTTTTTGAAGGCACGTTTTCTAAGGAAATGCTATTATTGAGAGGCAAGATGCTTGAAGTGTCAGTAGTGCATTTATTTGCTTTCAAAGCTCCAACTTGTTTTTTTAATGacaccttttcttttcttttgacctttaatttagattttgaaagaTGATGGCATTTACACTTTTGCTTCAATTCTCTACAATTTATCATCACATCTGAAGGATTGTTGCTTTTATCAATCGAAAACATGTCAGATTTTTCAAGTTCCTCAAATGCAACATTCTGCGAGTATGATGCATTTTCTGAACTTGGGTGGGAATCTTTTGCAACCATATTTTGGATATCTGAAACAGTTTCATGAATAGAAAGTTCTTTAGTTGCATCTTTCATTCCTTCTTcgaaattcatttcatttataaatttgtatttttctcgCTTTCTacagtatttacatttttttctgagagaatcagattttacatttttcttcgAAGATATTTTACTTCCATTTTGAAGATTACCAAAAGCCACATTATTAGAacttaattcttttttcaattttttaaattgtacttctGAAGTTTTTACAGAAGGATGAAGTTTATCTGaaactttctcaattttttgtgCAGATCTTTCGTCACAAGATTGTCTCTTTAGGACGGGTTTCACTTCCATGTTTTTCAAATCAGTACTCTttgataatttagttttttttcccggTGGAATAGCTACTTCACACATGTTATTAGATTCCTTTCTTTCGGTCTTTTTTGAGCAAACTTTAAGATGTGTTTTCATATCAGTCAGCGCTTTGCTCACATGACTGCATGGTTTTGACTGAACTTTGATGTTCGACTTCAAATTTttcttgtaatcaatgttttttaTCAAATTTGCCTCGGGAATGCTTTTTGCTGGTTTATCACTTTGGTTTTTTTTATCACAATTGGCGGAAGTAACTTGATGTTGAACATTTTGAGACTTACAAGCAATATCTTTGCTTTCCAAGACCTTTTGAACACAGAGTTGTTTAGAATAAATTTGATAAAGATCATGGGGAAGTCTTTCACACACAATTTTGAAGTCTTTCAGAGCAGGTACTCTGCTCGCCTGGTTTGGAcgtatttttttggttttactgaTTGTTCGAGATTTTATTTTGGGACTTCGAGTTTTAAGACTGTTGCTTTGTACTTTTGATGTATGTATATCCTTCTCAGTAATAGCTTGATCCCAAAATGTACTTCTCTTAACATTCATTTGATGAACTTCATTATTTTCATCTTCAGAAACGTAGCAATTAGTATCTGCT contains:
- the LOC129217207 gene encoding uncharacterized protein LOC129217207, which produces MLEGSKKMIPKKQFKEKELNCKRLRVLLNRISDDIFRKCLTDSIDLNHATAQFSVAPSVQEKSADCSQHELFIDENLNRGPTTDSNVISRSTGIYCDKSSKEQVNFLVDLEVTLLSKDTHIEADTNCYVSEDENNEVHQMNVKRSTFWDQAITEKDIHTSKVQSNSLKTRSPKIKSRTISKTKKIRPNQASRVPALKDFKIVCERLPHDLYQIYSKQLCVQKVLESKDIACKSQNVQHQVTSANCDKKNQSDKPAKSIPEANLIKNIDYKKNLKSNIKVQSKPCSHVSKALTDMKTHLKVCSKKTERKESNNMCEVAIPPGKKTKLSKSTDLKNMEVKPVLKRQSCDERSAQKIEKVSDKLHPSVKTSEVQFKKLKKELSSNNVAFGNLQNGSKISSKKNVKSDSLRKKCKYCRKREKYKFINEMNFEEGMKDATKELSIHETVSDIQNMVAKDSHPSSENASYSQNVAFEELEKSDMFSIDKSNNPSDVMINCRELKQKCKCHHLSKSKLKVKRKEKVSLKKQVGALKANKCTTDTSSILPLNNSISLENVPSKTHISSAKALPSTEKLKICKMKTVSKNCIKKSEGNMIKGKKKGDVKKSYKGAKLIEKFSKLNRIEKKKQQCSKKASHKNVSQSDDATTNGNSCLPLVSQNLNFETSNKVPFISNISLENMFSETVISSVKALPGTRNLKTDKMKNVSKNCVQKRGGNIKRKKREIINKGYHCVNHFEKFSQLNCIKNKKSRCSKKTCDENVLESGDAINSRTNCLPLVSQNLKFGKTNSFNKIAGKNKKSFNCVYSPKESKTAMLLKRKLENRMNKLAKTGASSKSFQRFENMTAIQFISFLSQHKKLALYFSKILNKSFVMRNPLNSGAKVVLHGSNVEKQNSSANKLIKDVSDCQNSPSSSKTLRVVLSRLSDSHFNFYNNAKFANTTSCKETESLKNEDKILLTPTKSLLKKDNNCKSPVSKKVTFNLDIKDNEDSFYLSSSTNDIRTDDVCAQIDSSVLKIDGFGIKPVQVVLKPINIDTNLYTVKKRNLASLEQPGDGTVSCLEQVNSPVTAMFSKPNISNIEKIPFSRERERNLNSVHEWEKQISPVSSKELLQSLNESDLPSGIILPNSSSDENVIVDSNSLCNQLVELDAVGACVNEVLDAISISQKENVENNKEKKRKTESKRFLKKYTSLKYQLGFLQLVKKNRIQHALRLRQRGVGLKKKPKKCDKDSVDCSMNKIA